From Coffea arabica cultivar ET-39 chromosome 9c, Coffea Arabica ET-39 HiFi, whole genome shotgun sequence, one genomic window encodes:
- the LOC113708293 gene encoding WAT1-related protein At2g39510-like isoform X2, whose protein sequence is MDLFKQAKPYLAVIFKQFGYAGSAIISKSALNKGMSHYAFAIYRNLFAAAVFAPFAVVLERKVRPRMTISVLWKIILLGLLEPVIDQNLYYAAMKYTTATFAVSMTNMLPALTFLLAWILRLEEVNTRRLHSQIKIAGTIITVGGAMIMTVVRGPAINLPWTRADANVQSPAAANPQDPIKGALMISAGCFCWASFHILQGVVTSGVGYCISGIIMRAKGPVFVTAFSPLSMVIVAFMSTFILAERLTFGRVFGAISIVTGLYLVIWGKCKDQISPSKSTNVDETDPIDEQLPDKNLTTKSSNDEKNDATKGDIAGGDNAV, encoded by the exons ATGGACTTGTTCAAGCAAGCAAAACCATACTTAGCAGTCATATTCAAGCAGTTTGGCTATGCAGGTTCCGCTATTATTTCCAAGTCTGCTCTAAACAAAGGAATGAGCCACTATGCATTTGCTATTTATAGAAACCTCTTTGCTGCAGCTGTATTTGCTCCTTTTGCCGTTGTCTTAGAGAG GAAAGTGAGGCCAAGAATGACGATCTCTGTTCTATGGAAGATAATATTACTGGGATTGTTGGA GCCCGTTATTGACCAGAACTTGTACTATGCGGCAATGAAATACACAACAGCAACATTTGCCGTCTCCATGACAAACATGCTTCCCGCCCTGACCTTTTTATTGGCTTGGATTTTAAG GCTTGAGGAGGTGAACACAAGAAGGCTACACAGCCAGATAAAAATTGCTGGAACAATAATCACTGTTGGGGGAGCTATGATCATGACCGTGGTCAGAGGGCCCGCCATTAATTTGCCGTGGACCAGAGCCGATGCAAACGTCCAATCTCCAGCTGCTGCGAACCCACAGGATCCCATCAAAGGGGCTCTCATGATATCAGCAGGTTGCTTTTGTTGGGCTAGCTTTCACATCCTTCAG GGAGTGGTCACTTCAGGAGTTGGTTATTGTATTTCTGGAATCATAATGAGGGCTAAAGGGCCTGTTTTTGTCACTGCATTTAGTCCTCTAAGCATGGTTATTGTGGCTTTCATGAGCACATTCATTTTAGCTGAGCGATTAACTTTCGGAAG GGTTTTTGGTGCCATTAGCATCGTAACAGGGCTATACTTGGTGATATGGGGCAAGTGCAAGGACCAAATTTCACCATCTAAATCGACCAATGTTGATGAGACAGACCCCATTGATGAACAATTACCCGACAAAAATCTCACAACAAAATCCTcaaatgatgagaaaaatgatGCAACCAAAGGAGATATTGCTGGAGGAGACAATGCTGTATGA
- the LOC113708293 gene encoding WAT1-related protein At2g39510-like isoform X1: MDLFKQAKPYLAVIFKQFGYAGSAIISKSALNKGMSHYAFAIYRNLFAAAVFAPFAVVLERKVRPRMTISVLWKIILLGLLEPVIDQNLYYAAMKYTTATFAVSMTNMLPALTFLLAWILRLEEVNTRRLHSQIKIAGTIITVGGAMIMTVVRGPAINLPWTRADANVQSPAAANPQDPIKGALMISAGCFCWASFHILQAMTVKSYPACLSLTSMICTAGALQGTIVTLVAERGNPSVWSIHFDTILMSYVYSGVVTSGVGYCISGIIMRAKGPVFVTAFSPLSMVIVAFMSTFILAERLTFGRVFGAISIVTGLYLVIWGKCKDQISPSKSTNVDETDPIDEQLPDKNLTTKSSNDEKNDATKGDIAGGDNAV, from the exons ATGGACTTGTTCAAGCAAGCAAAACCATACTTAGCAGTCATATTCAAGCAGTTTGGCTATGCAGGTTCCGCTATTATTTCCAAGTCTGCTCTAAACAAAGGAATGAGCCACTATGCATTTGCTATTTATAGAAACCTCTTTGCTGCAGCTGTATTTGCTCCTTTTGCCGTTGTCTTAGAGAG GAAAGTGAGGCCAAGAATGACGATCTCTGTTCTATGGAAGATAATATTACTGGGATTGTTGGA GCCCGTTATTGACCAGAACTTGTACTATGCGGCAATGAAATACACAACAGCAACATTTGCCGTCTCCATGACAAACATGCTTCCCGCCCTGACCTTTTTATTGGCTTGGATTTTAAG GCTTGAGGAGGTGAACACAAGAAGGCTACACAGCCAGATAAAAATTGCTGGAACAATAATCACTGTTGGGGGAGCTATGATCATGACCGTGGTCAGAGGGCCCGCCATTAATTTGCCGTGGACCAGAGCCGATGCAAACGTCCAATCTCCAGCTGCTGCGAACCCACAGGATCCCATCAAAGGGGCTCTCATGATATCAGCAGGTTGCTTTTGTTGGGCTAGCTTTCACATCCTTCAG GCCATGACAGTGAAATCATACCCTGCTTGCCTCTCACTCACGAGTATGATATGCACGGCAGGAGCTCTTCAGGGCACTATAGTAACCTTAGTTGCCGAAAGGGGCAATCCCAGCGTCTGGTCTATCCATTTTGACACTATCCTCATGTCTTATGTTTACTCT GGAGTGGTCACTTCAGGAGTTGGTTATTGTATTTCTGGAATCATAATGAGGGCTAAAGGGCCTGTTTTTGTCACTGCATTTAGTCCTCTAAGCATGGTTATTGTGGCTTTCATGAGCACATTCATTTTAGCTGAGCGATTAACTTTCGGAAG GGTTTTTGGTGCCATTAGCATCGTAACAGGGCTATACTTGGTGATATGGGGCAAGTGCAAGGACCAAATTTCACCATCTAAATCGACCAATGTTGATGAGACAGACCCCATTGATGAACAATTACCCGACAAAAATCTCACAACAAAATCCTcaaatgatgagaaaaatgatGCAACCAAAGGAGATATTGCTGGAGGAGACAATGCTGTATGA